The genome window GAGAACTGCAGCCCGGTCTTCTCCAGGTCGGCCCGGTAGGCGTTGTTGACCTCGTAGCGGTGGCGGTGGCGCTCCTCGACGTACTGCTCGCCCGCGTAGACCTCGCGGACGATCGAGCCCTCGGCCAGCTTGGCCGGGTAGAGGCCGAGCCGCATGGTGCCGCCCAGGTCGCCCTTGCCGTCCACGATCGCCAGTTGCTCCGCCATGGTGGAGATCACCGGGAACTTGGTGGTGGGGTCGAACTCGGTGGAGTTGGCCTCCGGCAGGCCGGCCAGGTTGCGGGCCGACTCGATGACCACGCACTGCAGGCCCAGGCACAGGCCGAGCAGCGGGATCTTGTTCTCCCGGGCGTAGGTGATCGCGCCGACCTTGCCGTTCACGCCGCGGTCGCCGAAGCCGCCGGGGATGCAGATCGCGTCCACGTCGCCGAGCTGCTCGCGGGCGCCCTCGGGGGTCTCGCACTCGTCCGAGGTGACCCACTTGATCTCGACCCGGGCGTTGTTGGCGAAGCCGCCGGCCCGCAGCGCCTCGGTCACCGAGAGGTAGGCGTCCGGCAGGTCGATGTACTTGCCGACCAGCGCGACCTTGACGATGTGCTGGGGCTCGTGAACCCGGCGCAGCAGGTCGTCCCAGGTGGTCCAGTCCACGTCCCGGAACGGCAGGTCGAGCCGGCGCACCACGTAGGCGTCCAGGCCCTCGCCGTGCAGCACCTTGGGGATGTCGTAGATCGACTTGGCGTCGATGGCCGCGACCACGGCCTCCTCGTCCACGTCGCACATCAGCGAGATCTTGCGCTTGATCGCCTGCGGCACCTCGCGGTCGGCGCGCAGCACCACCGCGTCCGGCTGGATGCCGATGTTGCGCAGCGCGGCCACCGAGTGCTGGGTGGGCTTGGTCTTCAGCTCGCCGGACGGGCCGATGTAGGGCAGCAGCGAGACGTGCACGAAGAACACGTTGTCCCGGCCGACCTCGTGCCGCACCTGGCGGACGGCCTCCAGGAACGGCAGCGACTCGATGTCGCCGACGGTGCCGCCGACCTCGGTGATCACCACGTCCACGTCCTCGGTCGCCATCCGGCGGATCCGGGACTTGATCTCGTTGGTGATGTGCGGGATGACCTGGACGGTGTCGCCCAGGTACTCGCCGCGCCGCTCCTTGGCGATCACCGTCGAGTACACCTGGCCGGTGGTCACGTTGGCCGAGCCGTGCAGGTTGGTGTCGAGGAAGCGCTCGTAGTGACCGATGTCCAGGTCGGTCTCGGCGCCGTCGTCGGTGACGAACACCTCGCCGTGCTGGAACGGGTTCATGGTGCCGGGGTCGACGTTCAGGTAGGGGTCGAGCTTCTGCATCGTCACCCGCAGGCCGCGCGCCTTGAGCAGGGCACCGAGGCTGGAGGCGGTGAGCCCCTTGCCGAGCGAGGAGGCGACACCCCCGGTGACGAAGAGGTGCTTGGTCGTCACGGCGCGGCCGTGTGCCGCCTTGCCGGAATGGGGCTGTGCCAAGAGGGGGCTCCCGTGGTTCGCGTGTCGATGCTGACGCTGGTGGATGCGGACGCCTTCGATTTCCGCCGGCCGTAACCGGGGTCGTCAGTCAGCAGGTCCGGGGCGGTTGATCCCACCAGTCCACGGGGTACCAGGGTATCAGCGAGGTGAACGGCACGCGGTCACACACCTCCGCACTGACCCGCCCGGGTGATGTGGAGGGGGTGTGGGGGGCCGATCGGATCAGTCCGCACTGGCCCGGAATGATCAC of Kitasatospora viridis contains these proteins:
- a CDS encoding CTP synthase codes for the protein MTTKHLFVTGGVASSLGKGLTASSLGALLKARGLRVTMQKLDPYLNVDPGTMNPFQHGEVFVTDDGAETDLDIGHYERFLDTNLHGSANVTTGQVYSTVIAKERRGEYLGDTVQVIPHITNEIKSRIRRMATEDVDVVITEVGGTVGDIESLPFLEAVRQVRHEVGRDNVFFVHVSLLPYIGPSGELKTKPTQHSVAALRNIGIQPDAVVLRADREVPQAIKRKISLMCDVDEEAVVAAIDAKSIYDIPKVLHGEGLDAYVVRRLDLPFRDVDWTTWDDLLRRVHEPQHIVKVALVGKYIDLPDAYLSVTEALRAGGFANNARVEIKWVTSDECETPEGAREQLGDVDAICIPGGFGDRGVNGKVGAITYARENKIPLLGLCLGLQCVVIESARNLAGLPEANSTEFDPTTKFPVISTMAEQLAIVDGKGDLGGTMRLGLYPAKLAEGSIVREVYAGEQYVEERHRHRYEVNNAYRADLEKTGLQFSGLSPKGDLVEYVEYPREVHPYLVATQAHPELKSRPTRPHPLFAGLVAAAIKIKTDAQ